The following proteins come from a genomic window of Chitinispirillales bacterium ANBcel5:
- a CDS encoding CBASS cGAMP synthase: MRNLSPLFTRNTDGFLCNLNLTDAEKVVLKEAKTKILERLRTDIAKILKHKHGVTVFPRFMSQGSSVYKTQNKPCISPPQQIDHDLGCYLPLTIIEETGRPEVAATVFFQIVDEILKRLVYEENWDGVSTAKKTCSRVIVNKLIHIDIPLYSIPDKSFQLIKEATAAHRAEFSISMDSLSDWQTIKEQVLLAHRVDGWKPSDPKKLNDYFKKSFQVKGEQLRRVCRYLKAWRDFKWKEGGPSSIYLMIIADNIIKSEINGRDDLALLDVLKGMSSFANGQVRNPAEPTEIISIDSVTNYQMLTWSEEFKLALERVIIGDVESCSKACQMIRQHLGKRFPQDSEYKNDIRDTVLNTPISDNCENRMPDNRSRAG, translated from the coding sequence ATGCGTAATCTATCACCTCTATTTACCAGAAACACAGATGGTTTCCTGTGCAACCTAAATCTTACAGATGCAGAAAAAGTTGTTTTGAAGGAAGCAAAGACTAAGATTTTGGAAAGGCTTCGAACTGATATAGCTAAGATTCTGAAACATAAGCATGGTGTTACGGTGTTCCCAAGGTTTATGTCTCAAGGGTCTTCAGTTTATAAGACGCAGAACAAACCATGCATCAGCCCACCACAGCAGATTGATCATGATTTAGGATGTTATTTACCACTAACTATAATTGAAGAAACTGGCCGCCCTGAAGTCGCTGCAACGGTTTTCTTTCAAATTGTTGATGAGATCTTAAAACGACTTGTTTATGAAGAGAATTGGGATGGCGTTTCGACCGCCAAAAAGACATGCTCGCGGGTCATTGTTAACAAACTTATTCACATCGACATCCCATTGTACTCTATTCCTGATAAATCTTTCCAACTGATTAAAGAAGCAACTGCTGCCCATAGAGCAGAATTTTCAATTAGTATGGATTCTTTATCAGATTGGCAAACTATAAAAGAACAAGTACTTTTGGCGCATAGGGTCGATGGATGGAAACCGTCGGACCCAAAGAAACTTAATGATTATTTTAAAAAATCATTTCAAGTTAAAGGAGAGCAACTTAGGCGTGTTTGCAGATATTTAAAAGCTTGGAGAGATTTTAAATGGAAAGAAGGAGGGCCTAGTTCAATATATTTGATGATCATTGCAGATAATATCATTAAATCTGAAATCAATGGTCGAGATGACTTAGCTTTACTTGATGTGCTAAAGGGTATGTCATCTTTTGCTAATGGCCAGGTAAGGAATCCTGCTGAACCTACAGAAATTATTTCTATTGACAGCGTAACTAATTATCAAATGTTAACATGGTCAGAAGAGTTCAAACTTGCTTTAGAAAGAGTAATAATTGGTGATGTAGAATCATGTTCTAAAGCATGTCAAATGATAAGACAACATTTAGGGAAGAGATTTCCACAAGATAGTGAATATAAAAACGATATAAGAGATACTGTTCTAAACACTCCAATTTCGGATAATTGTGAAAACCGTATGCCAGATAACCGGAGTAGAGCAGGTTGA
- a CDS encoding Mov34/MPN/PAD-1 family protein — protein sequence MWLTLYKGIKINSKSPSFMIFSKKTAKMILSFQQNRNFDNEAGGLLIGYLRGRHFDVRYITTPQIGDIRRPFYFERKDPRHIQILNRLKLASKGKLTYLGEWHTHPEDVPVPSTHIDLKEWERIKRSRNYPIVFIIIGRKSYYTTIL from the coding sequence ATGTGGTTAACGCTTTATAAAGGAATTAAAATAAACAGTAAATCACCTTCATTTATGATCTTTTCGAAAAAAACAGCGAAAATGATACTGTCATTTCAACAGAATCGAAATTTTGATAATGAGGCTGGTGGATTACTTATTGGGTATTTAAGAGGTAGACATTTTGATGTAAGATATATCACAACTCCTCAGATTGGGGACATAAGGAGGCCGTTCTATTTTGAGAGGAAAGACCCACGACACATTCAAATTCTAAATAGACTGAAATTAGCTAGTAAAGGGAAACTCACTTATTTAGGTGAATGGCATACGCATCCAGAAGATGTACCTGTGCCATCTACACATATTGATTTAAAGGAATGGGAAAGGATTAAGAGGTCTAGAAATTACCCTATAGTATTCATTATAATAGGTAGAAAGTCGTATTACACTACAATCTTATAA
- a CDS encoding ThiF family adenylyltransferase, with translation MNHLPSFTAAFYKYGFTFKPDIQLKESDVVKYGGNIVTDRFGTLEVEFHFKNSDLIEFPSAYLQNRSVAGLEPYIFPHLDCKWKLCYEDGSRDFDVYNPYGVVNFCISSVKNVLEYTPYNDIEEIWREFRQYWCADLSYHGDIQNELNNVYLVDKKVLSSKENIWGHDTDGLQKIRIFDLEDLPILNADWPPTNFESIKAWLKDYEIIFNDIKKAILDGIRFNGTNVLFRVKSRNLVFGFFFGPLSSIHSNGRRPVRSRVARDLFASNTYIVKRIWVDNYSKSILLTANTPKDTTLDNKKILLLGLGTIGSNLAPLIIRNGAGNGPSGRLQLIDNDIYEPYNLSRHYLGIKATGYYKTEVLKYKLLEDFPFSKIDMFSECITQHSLKGYDLILDTTGEIAITTWLAEKILSLKKSGKESPDLISIWIKGQGQYVQSYLVSAQNLTCHQCIKVKKYSSDQHEDIILRDSCRSVFIPFPISASLYASLLGVHVLKKWLKNDFSSNFFEQKLDPVSEITEESILPMEKCLLCG, from the coding sequence TTGAACCATTTACCTTCTTTTACGGCTGCTTTTTACAAATATGGATTTACATTTAAACCCGATATACAGTTGAAAGAGTCCGATGTGGTCAAATATGGTGGGAACATTGTTACTGATCGGTTTGGAACCTTGGAAGTCGAATTTCATTTCAAAAATAGCGATTTGATTGAGTTTCCTAGTGCATACTTGCAAAACAGATCTGTAGCGGGTTTAGAGCCTTACATATTTCCGCATTTAGACTGTAAGTGGAAATTATGCTATGAAGATGGAAGTAGAGACTTTGATGTGTATAATCCATATGGTGTGGTAAATTTTTGTATTTCATCCGTGAAAAATGTATTAGAATATACACCTTATAATGATATAGAAGAAATATGGCGTGAATTTAGACAATACTGGTGCGCAGATCTGTCTTATCACGGAGATATTCAAAATGAGTTGAATAATGTATACCTTGTAGATAAAAAGGTATTAAGTTCAAAAGAAAACATCTGGGGCCATGATACTGATGGATTACAAAAAATCAGAATATTTGATTTAGAGGATTTGCCTATATTAAATGCTGATTGGCCACCCACAAACTTTGAATCAATTAAAGCATGGTTAAAGGATTATGAAATAATCTTCAATGATATTAAAAAAGCAATTCTAGATGGTATTAGGTTTAATGGTACAAATGTTTTATTCAGGGTAAAATCGAGAAATCTAGTATTCGGTTTCTTTTTTGGCCCTTTATCCTCGATTCACAGTAATGGTAGGAGACCTGTCAGATCAAGAGTTGCAAGAGATTTGTTTGCTTCTAATACATATATTGTAAAGAGGATATGGGTTGATAATTACTCAAAATCTATTCTTCTAACTGCAAATACCCCTAAAGATACTACCCTGGATAATAAAAAGATATTATTATTAGGGCTTGGCACAATTGGAAGTAATTTAGCACCGTTAATAATCAGAAATGGTGCTGGAAATGGGCCAAGTGGCCGTCTTCAACTTATTGATAATGATATTTACGAACCTTATAATTTATCAAGACATTATCTTGGCATAAAAGCGACTGGTTATTATAAAACTGAAGTTTTGAAATATAAATTATTAGAAGATTTTCCGTTCAGTAAAATTGATATGTTTTCTGAGTGTATTACTCAGCATTCGCTTAAAGGGTATGATCTGATACTAGATACTACAGGTGAAATTGCAATAACTACATGGTTAGCAGAAAAGATACTTTCCTTAAAAAAGAGTGGTAAAGAGTCACCCGACCTTATTTCTATTTGGATAAAAGGACAAGGACAATATGTTCAAAGTTATTTAGTTTCTGCACAGAATTTAACCTGTCATCAATGTATCAAAGTGAAAAAGTATTCCAGTGATCAACATGAAGATATTATTTTGAGAGATTCGTGCAGATCTGTTTTTATACCATTTCCAATTAGTGCCTCATTGTACGCCAGTTTATTGGGAGTTCATGTATTGAAAAAGTGGTTAAAGAATGATTTTTCTTCTAATTTTTTTGAACAGAAATTAGATCCTGTTAGTGAAATAACAGAAGAATCGATCCTACCCATGGAAAAATGTCTTTTATGTGGTTAA